The proteins below come from a single Aegilops tauschii subsp. strangulata cultivar AL8/78 chromosome 6, Aet v6.0, whole genome shotgun sequence genomic window:
- the LOC109770604 gene encoding heterodimeric geranylgeranyl pyrophosphate synthase small subunit, chloroplastic produces MALSSLFVSLPLPIPRPPSTSKSSRFLPIRASPAAAATASPSFDLRRYWTSLISEVEGELDAAMPIRPPESIHNAMRHAVLPGAGKEGAAKRAPPVLCVAACELLGAPRAAALPTAAALEMLHAASLVHDDLPCFDAAPTRRGRPSTHAAYGTDMAVLAGDALFPLAYTHVISRTPSPDPVSHAVLLRVLAELARTVGSTGMAAGQFLDLAGASALGEAEVMQVLTKKFGEMAECSAACGAMLGGAGPDEEAALRRYGRTIGVLYELVDDMRSASGNGKMRSNASVLRSLGMDRALGIVEELKAQAKTEADRFGDKYGDRVLPLYSFVDYAVERGFELQDAATAKL; encoded by the coding sequence ATGGCTCTCTCATCCCTCTTcgtctccctccccctccccatcCCGAGGCCGCCATCCACCTCCAAATCAAGCCGCTTCCTCCCTATCCGGGcctctcccgccgccgccgccaccgcctccccATCTTTTGACCTGCGCCGCTACTGGACCTCGCTGATCTCGGAGGTCGAGGGCGAGCTCGATGCCGCGATGCCCATCCGCCCGCCGGAGAGCATCCACAACGCCATGCGCCACGCCGTCCTCCCGGGCGCCGGAAAGGAGGGCGCCGCCAAGCGCGCGCCCCCGGTTCTCTGCGTCGCCGCCTGCGAGCTCCTCGGCGCGCCGCGCGCCGCGGCGctccccaccgccgccgcgctGGAGATGCTCCACGCGGCGTCCCTCGTGCACGACGACTTGCCGTGCTTTGACGCCGCGCCCACCCGCCGAGGTCGCCCGTCCACCCACGCGGCGTACGGCACGGACATGGCCGTCCTCGCAGGAGACGCGCTCTTCCCGCTCGCCTACACCCACGTCATCTCCCGCACCCCCTCCCCCGACCCCGTGTCGCACGCCGTCCTCCTCCGCGTTCTCGCAGAACTCGCGCGCACCGTGGGATCCACCGGCATGGCCGCCGGCCAGTTCCTCGATCTCGCCGGTGCCAGCGCCCTCGGTGAAGCCGAGGTCATGCAGGTCCTGACCAAGAAGTTCGGCGAGATGGCGGAGTGCTCAGCCGCGTGCGGGGCTATGCTAGGCGGTGCGGGCCCCGACGAGGAGGCCGCGTTGCGGCGATACGGCCGCACCATTGGCGTCCTGTACGAGCTCGTGGACGACATGCGGAGCGCGTCGGGAAACGGCAAGATGAGGAGCAACGCCAGCGTCCTGCGCTCTCTGGGCATGGACCGTGCGCTGGGCATCGTCGAGGAGCTCAAGGCGCAGGCCAAGACGGAGGCGGACAGGTTCGGTGATAAGTATGGCGACCGGGTGCTGCCTCTGTACAGCTTCGTGGACTACGCCGTGGAGAGGGGCTTTGAGCTCCAGGATGCAGCCACCGCGAAGCTTTAA
- the LOC109770605 gene encoding mechanosensitive ion channel protein 6 has product MDQVQRKSSLRSYGSAKSLSGSDEQPGLGDRREVVLKIDGNGNGPAPFSVPVGGAAGNAGSNSDAKPTASRTLLTAASSPSKGWDDGSYDFWKNEGGGKGGGPAPRVEDFSFKNRPAQPPTSPQASSPSFSPKQQASAPVEVAEDPPTRLIGNFLRKQKAAGAELSLDLDLEMDDIGRSSHPSLSNSRERETPRVSFKNRQSSSSSSSDSDTAGGRRRAGDDGIRNTSTSTPAGKGPLMRAKTRSRLMDPPPQSPMAPPAVDEERKSFARPPKSGQFPSGRMTGKSGQSPSGRKSGAIGKSGPMEEEEDDPFIDDDIPDDFKRGKLDALTILQWVGLVLIIGALVCSLTIKPLSRKKVWELHLWKWELLVFVLICGRLVSGWVIRIVVFFVERNFVLRKRVLYFVYGVRGAVQNTLWLGLVLASWHFLFDENVQTNTAVLPYVTKVLFCFLVATLIRLVKTLLLKVLASSFHVSTYFDRIQEALFNQYVIETLSGPPLVDEDYVLAEVRELQRAGATIPKELRAALPAKNLSGQKSIRISGLISKGDQSSRQLSKEKKQREIDEGITIDKLHRLNQKNVSAWNMKRLMKIVRFGTLTTMDEQIQQATGEGDESATQIRSEYEAQLAAKKIFHNVAKPGSKYIYLADLMRFMRQEEAIKAMHLFEGAQEHCRVSKRSLKNWVVNAFRERKALALTLNDTKTAVNKLNQMCNVVVGLIVSALWLLILGIATTHFFVFISSQLLVAVFVFGNTMKTIFEAIIFLFVMHPFDVGDRCEIEEVQVVVEEMNIMTTVFLRYDNLKIYYPNSVLATKPIFNFYRSPDMGEGIDFSIHVATPVEKLALMKERILRYIDGKKEHWYPGAMVVLRDVDDTNKLKVSIWLRHTLNFQDMGMRFVRRELVLQEMIRVLKDLDIEYRMLPLDVNVRNVPPLQSTRMPTTWNYA; this is encoded by the exons ATGGACCAGGTGCAGCGGAAGAGCAGCCTGAGGTCCTACGGCTCGGCCAAGTCGCTGTCGGGGTCGGACGAGCAGCCCGGCCTCGGCGACCGGCGGGAGGTCGTGCTCAAGATCGACGGCAACGGGAACGGCCCCGCGCCCTTCTCCGTTCCCGTCGGCGGGGCGGCGGGTAATGCCGGCTCCAACTCCGACGCCAAGCCGACGGCGAGCAGGACGTTGCTCACCGCCGCCAGCTCGCCGTCCAAGGGCTGGGACGACGGGAGCTACGACTTCTGGAAGAACGAGGGCGGCGGGAAAGGGGGAGGCCCCGCGCCCCGCGTCGAGGACTTCAGCTTCAAGAACCGGCCGGCGCAGCCGCCGACATCACCGCAGGCATCGTCCCCTTCGTTCTCACCGAAGCAGCAGGCGAGCGCCCCGGTGGAGGTCGCCGAGGACCCGCCCACGCGCCTCATCGGGAACTTCCTCCGGAAGCAGAAGGCGGCCGGGGCCGAGCTGTCGCTCGACCTCGACCTGGAGATGGACGACATCGGGAGGTCGTCACACCCGTCCTTATCCAACTCCCGAGAGCGGGAGACGCCGCGTGTCTCCTTCAAGAACCGCCAGTCGTCCTCGTCCTCTTCATCCGACTCCGACACCGCCGGCGGCCGTAGGCGCGCCGGCGACGACGGAATACGCAACACCTCCACTTCCACTCCAGCGGGGAAGGGCCCACTAATGCGAGCCAAGACGCGCTCCCGGCTCATGGACCCGCCACCGCAGTCACCCATGGCCCCCCCTGCCGTCGACGAGGAGCGCAAGTCCTTTGCCCGACCTCCCAAGTCCGGCCAGTTTCCTTCGGGACGTATGACCGGAAAATCCGGCCAGTCTCCTTCAGGGCGCAAGTCGGGGGCCATCGGCAAGTCGGGccccatggaggaggaggaggacgacccGTTCATAGACGACGACATCCCTGACGACTTCAAGCGCGGGAAGCTGGACGCCCTCACCATACTGCAGTGGGTCGGCCTGGTGCTCATCATCGGGGCATTGGTGTGCAGCCTCACGATAAAGCCCTTGTCCCGGAAGAAGGTCTGGGAGCTGCACCTCTGGAAGTGGGAGCTCCTCGTGTTCGTGCTCATCTGCGGCCGCCTCGTCTCCGGCTGGGTCATCCGGATCGTGGTGTTCTTCGTGGAACGCAACTTCGTGCTGCGGAAGCGCGTGCTCTACTTTGTGTACGGCGTGCGCGGCGCCGTGCAGAACACGCTCTGGCTCGGCCTGGTTCTCGCCTCGTGGCACTTCTTGTTTGACGAGAACGTCCAGACCAACACGGCGGTGCTGCCCTACGTGACCAAggtgctcttctgcttcctcgtcgcCACGCTCATCCGCCTCGTCAAGACGCTGCTGCTCAAGGTGCTGGCCTCGTCCTTCCATGTCTCCACATACTTTGATCGGATTCAAGAGGCATTGTTCAACCAGTATGTCATCGAGACACTCTCTGGGCCGCCGCTAGTTGACGAAGACTACGTGCTTGCTGAGGTGCGCGAGCTGCAACGGGCAGGCGCAACCATCCCGAAAGAGCTACGTGCCGCCTTGCCAGCCAAGAATCTTTCGGGCCAAAAAAGCATCCGGATCTCGGGTTTAATCTCTAAGGGAGACCAATCAAGCAGGCAGCTGTCAAAGGAGAAGAAACAGCGTGAGATTGATGAAGGGATCACCATTGACAAGCTCCACAGGCTCAATCAGAAAAACGTCTCGGCATGGAACATGAAGAGGCTGATGAAGATTGTTCGTTTTGGGACGCTCACCACAATGGATGAGCAGATTCAGCAGGCAACGGGAGAGGGGGATGAGTCAGCGACACAGATTCGCAGTGAATATGAGGCGCAGCTGGCCGCCAAGAAGATCTTTCATAATGTGGCAAAGCCTGGATCCAA GTACATATACTTGGCAGACTTGATGCGCTTCATGAGGCAGGAGGAAGCCATCAAAGCTATGCATCTTTTTGAAGGAGCACAGGAGCACTGCAGGGTCAGCAAGAGGTCTCTGAAGAACTGGGTG GTGAATGCATTTAGAGAGCGCAAAGCTCTTGCCCTAACACTTAATGACACAAAAACTGCAGTTAACAAGCTCAACCAGATGTGCAATGTTGTTGTTGGCCTCATAGTGTCTGCTCTCTGGCTTCTTATTCTGGGCATAGCCACAACACATTTCTTTGTCTTCATCAGTTCACAGCTTCTTGTGGCAGTTTTTGTGTTCGGGAATACTATGAAGACCATTTTTGAGGCAATTATTTTCTTATTCGTGATGCATCCTTTCGATGTCGGTGACCGCTGTGAGATTGAAGAAGTTCAG GTTGTTGTGGAGGAAATGAATATCATGACAACAGTCTTCCTACGTTATGATAACCTGAAGATCTATTATCCGAACAGTGTGCTGGCCACCAAGCCGATTTTTAATTTCTACAGGAGTCCTGATATGGGAGAAGGAATTGACTTCTCTATTCATGTTGCCACGCCGGTGGAAAAACTGGCTCTCATGAAGGAAAGAATACTACG TTACATTGACGGTAAGAAGGAACATTGGTACCCGGGTGCGATGGTGGTCCTCCGAGATGTAGATGACACCAACAAGCTGAAGGTATCCATATGGCTCCGGCACACGCTCAACTTCCAGGACATGGGGATGAGGTTCGTGAGGAGGGAACTGGTGCTCCAGGAGATGATCAGAGTGCTCAAGGACCTCGACATCGAGTACCGGATGTTGCCGCTCGACGTGAACGTGCGGAACGTGCCCCCTCTTCAGTCCACAAGGATGCCGACGACATGGAACTATGCCTGA